CACGGCATCTCCGAAACAGCCGATATTGGGCTTCAGATCGTCCACACAAATCATCAGGACGTTCGGCTTGGCAGCCTGGGCCGTTGCGACAGCGATAAGGGAAAGAAAAATCTGGCGAACATGCATGGCCCCGAAAACGATGGAACGCAGAGGCATCTTGCATCGGAAGCCCCTGCTCCACGCGGCCAAAGCTGCGCAGAGCAGGTGTCATAGTGAAAACTCCACTTTTAGCCCAGACGCAGATCCAGGGTGAAGGGAAACTCAGGCACGCTGGGGATGATGATGGGATCAATCTTGCCAGGCGTGTGCCCCGTAATCGTGAAACGGGAACGACGGCGGCTTTCGGCCTCGTAACCATTCACGGGGAAGGTATCAAAACTCCGGCCCCCGGGATGGGTGACATAGTAATTTCCACCGCCCAGACTGCGATTGTTCCAGGTATCCACAAGATCAAAGATCAACGGAGCGTGGATGCCGATGGTGGGTTGCAGCGCATTCGGTGGCTGCCACGCACGATAGCGGATACCAGCGACATATTCACCTGTTATGCCTGAAGGGTGCAGGGGAACCTGACGTCCATTGCAAGTGACGATGTAACGATTGTTCACCAAGCCTGCGGTCTTGATCTGCACGCGCTCCAGGCTGCTGTCCACATAGCGGGCGGTACCGCCAGCGGTAGCTTCTTCACCCAGGACATGCCAAGGCTCCAGAGCGGTACGGATTTCCAGATTCACCCCACGCTGCGTGATTTCCCCGATGCGAGGAAACTTGAATTCAAAGTGAGGTTCAAACCAGTCAGGTGTGAGGCCGTAACCCGCACTTTTGAAGTCATCCATGACATCCTTGAAATCATCCCAAACAAAATGGGGAAGGAGGAAACGGTCATGCAGCTCCGTGCCCCAGCGCACGAGTTTTTGCTCATAAGGCTCCTTCCAGAAACGGGCGATGGCAGCCCGCATGAGAAGCTGCTGGGCCAGGCTCATTTCAGGATGTGGCGGCATTTCAAAGGATCGTAGTTCTACCAGCCCCAGACGACCTGTGCTGCTGCCAGGATCAAACATCTTATCGATGCAGAACTCGGTGCGGTGAGTGTTGCCGGTGACATCCGCCAGCAAGTTTCTGAAGATGCGGTCCACCAGCCAAGGCGTGGTGTGGCCATGCGCAGCGGTGTTGCGATCCAGCTCCTTAAAGGCCAGTTCCATCTCGAAGAGCGCATCATTGCGCGCCTCATCAATGCGTGGATGCTGGCTGGTGGGCCCGATGAAAAGCCCACTGAAGAGGTAACTGAGAGATGGGTGATTGTGCCAGTAGCCTAACAAGGATTTCAACAAATCCGGTCGGCGTAGGAACGGCGAATGACGCGGCGACTCGCCCCCCATCACAATGTGGTTGCCCCCGCCCGTGCCTGTGTGGCGACCGTCCACCATAAACTTCTCTGTGCCCAGGCGAGTCTGACGAGCTTCATCGTAGATGATTTGAGTGTTCTCTACGAGCTCATTCCAGGTTTTCACAGGATGGGTGTTCACTTCGATCACCCCTGGGTCAGGAGTAACCTTGAGCACTTGCAGCCGGGGATCATAGGGTGGGGGTGTCCCCTCCACAATAAGCGGCATCTTCAGCGTGGCGGCCACGTCCTCCACCGCAGCGACGAGATCCAGGTAATCTTCCACCTCCTCCACCGGTGGCATGAAGACATGCAGGCGTCCTTCACGGGCCTCAATGCAAAGAGCCGTGCGAATGATCCAGGGGGCAGACTCCTGTGAAGCCGGGAACTTTTCTGGAGGATTCTCGGTCTGCTCTTCCGTCAGAGGATCCAATCTGCGGCGCTCAGGTTTGCCCTGGCCGGAGTAACCTCCTTCAGCGTAGCTGGCAGGGGCTTGGGATAAACTGTCAAGCATGTCGCCGATGCCGCTGAGAAACTGCTGACGGCTATCAGGGCGCGGGGGCAGATCCGGCCAGTCTTTGTTGGGATCCGTCGGGTAAATCCACGGGAAGTCGGCAGCACTCACCCAGGGGATGGAATCCAGAGGCAAACGCAGCCCCATCGGTGAATCCCCTGGGATCAGGTACATCGTATCATCTCGCACGTACCAAGGGCCGCTTTCCCACTTAAGTTCGTTTCCGGATACACTCCGCTGCAGAGGCAGCGCGTAGCCGACCACCTTATCAAGTCCCTCTTCAAAGATGCGCGCCAGGCGCTTGCGCTCGTATTCGTCTTTGAGGTTCGATTTCAGCGGATCCACGTTCACCGGCATGCGCTTCTCTTTCCACAGGTAGTAGAAAGCATCTTCGTAGCCTGGCTTTAACCACTGGGGACTCACACCCAGAGCCGCCGCTAAGGCCACCCCAAAACGCTGGGCGTTGGTTTCATCGTGGCCGTAGCTTTTCGATTCATCGGCAATGAGAGAGTCATCTGCCCAGACGGGCACTCCATCCTTGCGCCAATAACAGCCTAACGACCAACGTGGCAATTGCTCCCCTGGATACCATTTGCCCATGCCGTAATGGAGCAAGCCCCCAGGACCAAAACGATGCCGGAGACGCTTGATAAGCTGACCGGAAAGCAGGCGCTTGGTGGGGCCCACAGCGGCGGTGTTCCATTCGTCCCCTTCCATATCATCAATGCTCACGAAGGTCGGCTCCCCCCCCATGGTGAGGCGGACATCGCCCGCCACCAGTTCATCATCAATCTGATATCCCAAGGCCTCGATGTCTTTCCACTGCTCTGGCGTATAGGGCTTCGTCACGCGCGCAGTTTCAAAGATGCGCGTCACAGACATTTCGTGATCGAACTCGACCTCGCACTTGTCAATCAGACCGTCCACAGGGGCGGCGCTGGAGGGGTCCGGCGTCGCGGCCAGGGGGATGTGGCCTTCCCCAGCAAAGAGGCCGGAGGTCGGGTCCAGTCCCACCCAGCCTGCGCCGGGGAGATAGACTTCACACCACGCATGGAGATCGGTAAAATCCACTTCGGCACCGCTTGGACCATCCAGGGATTTCACATCCGCCTTGAGCTGAATGAGGTAACCGCTGACGAAGCGGGCCGCGTAGCCCAGGTGGCGGAAGATCTGTACCATCAGCCACGCACTGTCGCGGCAGGAGCCGCAGCCGAGTTCGAGTGTCTCCTCCGGCGTCTGCACCCCTGGCTCTAGGCGGATGTTGTAGCTGATGTCTTTCCAGAGCATCTGGTTCAGCATGACCAGAAAATCATTCGTCCGCATCGGCTCCTTGCCCGCCGTCATCTGCTGGCGCACCCCGCGCAGATAGCCGCCGATGAGCGGCGTGAGGGGGAGCTTGCGGTGGTAGGGCTCCAGCTCATGAGCCAGAATTGGATCGTAACGAAACGGCACTCGTTCCGCCTCCGGTTCCAGAAAGAAGTCAAAGGGGTTGTAAACGGCCATGTCAGCCACCAGATCCACCTCCACACAGAGTTCAGTGGCTTTTTCGGGGAAGACCAGCCGGGCTAGGTAATTGCTTTGCGGATCCTGCTGCCAATTGATGAAATGCGTGTCTGGCTTGATCGTCAGGGAGTAGGCCAGGATGGGGGTGCGGCAGTGCGGGGCGGGCCGCAGGCGCACGATGTGGGGTGAAAGATTCACCGGGCGGTCAAACTTATACCGCGTGACGTGACGGAGTGCGACGTGAATGGACATGTTGGGTTGGTTGTCCTTAGCCTCTAAAGCATAGCGCGTGCCAGCGACGAAATGGAAACTTTATTCCTTCCCCGCCTGCCCCAGATGCCAAAAATAGCGTCAGCCAGAGGCCTCTAGCCAAAGTTTTGCCAGGCAATCTTCGTGCAAGGATCGCGCTTGCCAGTTAACAGCATCCGCTGCCAGGCGCACAACCGAGCAGATTTAGCTTCGGCGCAGGGCCACAGACGCCAGGAAGGCACAGTTCCTTGGCCAGACAGTCGGTGTGCTTCAGTCCCAATTGAAAGGCCAAAGAATCTTCCACTACTTGGGCGCCTGTAATCGGAAACTGGCTGACGGAAAAGTCTTCATATTCCACCTCGACGGGTAATTCATGGTTAGGCAAAACATCCCCTGCTTTGCCAAAAATCATGTCCAGCTTTCCTGCGATCAGACGGTGATCCACATCATCCGCCACCCACGTTTGCAGCAGGCAGGCCTCTGTGCTGCGTCGTGTTCCACCGCAGTCAATGAAATTCTTTTTTACGTGTCCCACTTCCGTGATGTGAAAGTGGGCCGGGATGCAGCCACCATCGGGTAAAATGAAGAGCAAAGGCTTGTCTGAGTGAGACCTCAGATGGGACAGGAATTCGGTAATGTTCATGGTAGAATTAATGGCATAAATCAGTCGCAGCAGCTTGTTCCACAGGCATCCACTTCAGGCACCAGTTCATCCAGGCAACGCAAAAAGGTGCCCAGGCAGGTGCAGGCCAGGCTGTAATAAATGTTCAGCCCGCGCTTCTCACAGGTCAGCACCCCTGCCTTGCGCATGAGGGTGAGATGTTTGGAAACGGTGGACATATCGGCCCCCACAAGCACCTGCAAATCGCAGACACATTTTTCACCACTCATCAGCGTTTCAGCAATGAGCATCCGCGAAGGATGGGCCAGAGACTTGATGACCTCCACACGGCGAGTAATCGAGTCTTGTTGAGATGAATGTGACTTCGGCATCTATTTGGCATAATCGCCAAATAGATTTAAATTTGCAAGCTACAATTTCACGTTGATGGCCTTGCCTTCCTCTTCAGTTCCGTCTTTTCTTGAATTCCGCATGAGAACTACCTCTAACTTCCTCCTCGTCGCCACCCTTGGGATTGCCGTTGGTCTCACTAGCTGTGGAACCGCTCCCGAAGAGCCGGCTGCCAACAGTGGCAGCCCCGCTTCGGCCACCAGCGCAGCCCCGGCCACCAACAACGCCGGGGACATCACCGATCCAAATCAGGCCGTAAACCGCAGCCACTTCTCCAAAGCTGCTGCCCAAATCCAGGATGGTGTGACGACCAAACGTGACGTCATTCGCAAGCTCGGCCTCATGTATAAAAAAGGCACCGACGCCACCGGCCGCGCCACGGCCACCTGGACCTTCAAGCAGAGCAAATCTACCGCCAAATCCTTCATCCCCGGATCCGCCTTCATCCCTGGGGCTTTGCTCACCTACTACCAGTCCGTCAGCATTGTCCTGGATGCGAATGAAGTCGTGACTTCCCATAGCTTTCTCGAAAGCACTCAAGAGAAAACAGGACTCGGCTTCAGCTACGGCTCCTGATTTTTCACAATCAATGTGAGAAGCGCACCGGGTGATTCCGGTGCGCTTTTTTTGCGCTCTTCTCCTGCCCAAGAAAGCGGTAGAAGAGCCTTTCCAAACTTGGCAAAAATGCCAAATAGCTATTTACTTGGCTTTTTAGCCAAGTAAAATCGCCTCATCTTGCAATAGGCACACCTCA
This is a stretch of genomic DNA from Prosthecobacter algae. It encodes these proteins:
- a CDS encoding transglutaminase family protein, with amino-acid sequence MSIHVALRHVTRYKFDRPVNLSPHIVRLRPAPHCRTPILAYSLTIKPDTHFINWQQDPQSNYLARLVFPEKATELCVEVDLVADMAVYNPFDFFLEPEAERVPFRYDPILAHELEPYHRKLPLTPLIGGYLRGVRQQMTAGKEPMRTNDFLVMLNQMLWKDISYNIRLEPGVQTPEETLELGCGSCRDSAWLMVQIFRHLGYAARFVSGYLIQLKADVKSLDGPSGAEVDFTDLHAWCEVYLPGAGWVGLDPTSGLFAGEGHIPLAATPDPSSAAPVDGLIDKCEVEFDHEMSVTRIFETARVTKPYTPEQWKDIEALGYQIDDELVAGDVRLTMGGEPTFVSIDDMEGDEWNTAAVGPTKRLLSGQLIKRLRHRFGPGGLLHYGMGKWYPGEQLPRWSLGCYWRKDGVPVWADDSLIADESKSYGHDETNAQRFGVALAAALGVSPQWLKPGYEDAFYYLWKEKRMPVNVDPLKSNLKDEYERKRLARIFEEGLDKVVGYALPLQRSVSGNELKWESGPWYVRDDTMYLIPGDSPMGLRLPLDSIPWVSAADFPWIYPTDPNKDWPDLPPRPDSRQQFLSGIGDMLDSLSQAPASYAEGGYSGQGKPERRRLDPLTEEQTENPPEKFPASQESAPWIIRTALCIEAREGRLHVFMPPVEEVEDYLDLVAAVEDVAATLKMPLIVEGTPPPYDPRLQVLKVTPDPGVIEVNTHPVKTWNELVENTQIIYDEARQTRLGTEKFMVDGRHTGTGGGNHIVMGGESPRHSPFLRRPDLLKSLLGYWHNHPSLSYLFSGLFIGPTSQHPRIDEARNDALFEMELAFKELDRNTAAHGHTTPWLVDRIFRNLLADVTGNTHRTEFCIDKMFDPGSSTGRLGLVELRSFEMPPHPEMSLAQQLLMRAAIARFWKEPYEQKLVRWGTELHDRFLLPHFVWDDFKDVMDDFKSAGYGLTPDWFEPHFEFKFPRIGEITQRGVNLEIRTALEPWHVLGEEATAGGTARYVDSSLERVQIKTAGLVNNRYIVTCNGRQVPLHPSGITGEYVAGIRYRAWQPPNALQPTIGIHAPLIFDLVDTWNNRSLGGGNYYVTHPGGRSFDTFPVNGYEAESRRRSRFTITGHTPGKIDPIIIPSVPEFPFTLDLRLG
- a CDS encoding DUF6428 family protein, producing MNITEFLSHLRSHSDKPLLFILPDGGCIPAHFHITEVGHVKKNFIDCGGTRRSTEACLLQTWVADDVDHRLIAGKLDMIFGKAGDVLPNHELPVEVEYEDFSVSQFPITGAQVVEDSLAFQLGLKHTDCLAKELCLPGVCGPAPKLNLLGCAPGSGCC
- a CDS encoding metalloregulator ArsR/SmtB family transcription factor — translated: MPKSHSSQQDSITRRVEVIKSLAHPSRMLIAETLMSGEKCVCDLQVLVGADMSTVSKHLTLMRKAGVLTCEKRGLNIYYSLACTCLGTFLRCLDELVPEVDACGTSCCD